A part of Entelurus aequoreus isolate RoL-2023_Sb linkage group LG03, RoL_Eaeq_v1.1, whole genome shotgun sequence genomic DNA contains:
- the ctsl.1 gene encoding cathepsin L.1 — MKLLLLAVASLLAVASCASISLEDLEFHAWKLKFGKSYSSTWEESHRKQIWLNNRRLVLVHNIMADQGIRSYRLGMTFFADLENQEYKRQVSQGCLLNFNTSLPRGGSTFLPQSEGADLPHTVDWRNKGYVTDVKDQKQCGSCWAFSTTGSLEGQTFKKTGKLVSLSEQQLVDCSGDFGNMGCSGGLMDNAFKYIQKNGGIDTEVSYPYEAEDKKCRFNPDNIGATCTGYVDVKQGDERDLRKAVATVGPVSVAIDASHESFQLYDSGLYDEPQCSTSRLDHGVLAVGYGTDNGQDYWLVKNSWGLSWGDKGYIKMSRNKGNQCGIATAASYPLV; from the exons ATGAAGCTGCTGCTGCTTGCTGTGGCTTCCCTTCTGGCCGTGGCCAGCTGTGCAAGCATCTCTCTGGAGGACCTGGAGTTCCACGCATGGAAACTCAAGTTTG GAAAGTCCTACAGTTCTACATGGGAGGAGTCTCATCGCAAGCAAATCTGGCTGAACAATCGTCGCCTGGTGCTGGTGCACAACATCATGGCTGACCAAGGGATTCGCTCCTACCGCCTTGGAATGACCTTCTTTGCTGATTTAGAAAATCAGGAGTACAAGCGTCAGGTTTCCCAGGGATGTCTGCTCAACTTCAACACTTCCCTCCCTCGCGGCGGCTCCACTTTTCTGCCACAGTCCGAAGGAGCTGACCTACCCCACACTGTGGACTGGAGGAACAAGGGCTACGTCACCGACGTCAAGGACCAGAAGCAGTGTGGTTCCTGCTGGGCCTTCAGCACA ACCGGGTCTCTGGAGGGTCAGACCTTCAAAAAGACTGGCAAGCTAGTGTCTTTGAGTGAGCAGCAGTTGGTCGATTGTTCTGGTGATTTTGGCAACATGGGCTGCAGTGGAGGCCTCATGGACAATGCCTTCAAGTACATCCAGAAAAACGGGGGAATCGACACAGAGGTGTCCTATCCCTATGAGGCTGAG GATAAAAAATGTCGCTTCAATCCAGACAACATTGGCGCCACGTGCACAGGTTACGTGGACGTGAAACAAGGCGATGAGCGCGACCTCCGGAAGGCCGTGGCCACCGTTGGACCGGTGTCAGTCGCCATTGATGCTTCCCATGAATCCTTCCAGCTCTATGACTCAG GCCTGTACGATGAGCCCCAGTGCAGCACCTCTAGGTTGGACCACGGCGTGCTGGCTGTAGGTTATGGCACAGACAACGGACAGGACTACTGGCTGGTCAAGAACAG CTGGGGTCTCTCATGGGGCGACAAGGGCTACATCAAGATGAGCAGGAACAAAGGCAACCAGTGTGGAATCGCTACTGCAGCTAGCTACCCCTTAGTGTGA